TGTTTCGATTGGTATCTAAGCTCAATAGAAACTTACTATGATACTAAATTGACCAAGTTTATTTAATGATCTAGCGCGCTTTGACTGGCAAAGCGCGCTGGTTGATTAAGCTTGGTTTTCTGCGAGTTCAAGCTTCTTCTTGTTTTGACGAATCTTTTTCTCTTCAGCGATAGCAACGAAAGCAAGCAAAACAATACAAATCATTGCTGAGGTATCTAGGGCAGCAAACGTGCCTTTCCAACCCGTTAGGCCAAAGATTGGTGTACCGTCTGCAATCATGCCAAGACCCAGTTTCGCGAAGCTGTCACCAATTAGGTAAGCGAATGTGCCTTTTACCCCGTCTGCCACACTGATTGCTTTTTTAGGAACAAAGCCAACCGCAGCAACACCGATAAGCAGTTGAGGACCAAACACTAGGAAGCCAAGAACAAATAGCGACGCTAGGTACATGAACTCACTGGTTGCGTGTTGGTAGAAATCAAGTGATACGATGATCAAACCCAAAGAAACACAAGCCACTAGCGCACGGCGACCATTTGCAAGGTCAGACAGGTAACCCCACATCAAAGTCCCCACAAGCGCACCCACTTCGAATAGGGTAAAGCCAGAGATTGCTGCTTCTTTTGATAGACCAAGTTCTTGGTATGCGTAAACCGTTGACCATTGGTCGATACCGATACGCACGATGTAAAGGAAGATGTTTGCGAAGCAAAGTAGCCAGATCACTTTGTTCTTTAGAACGTATTCAACAAAGATCTCTTTCTTGGTCATTTGATTGCCTTCAGCCGCTTCGTCTTCTTCGCTGACTGCTTCATCAAATAGCTCTTCTACTTTACCTAGACCGTAGGCTTCAGGAGAGTCGTTACCATAGCGCATACCGATGAAACCAACGATGATCGCAATGATAGAAGGGAACACGAACATGCCGATTACGTGACCGTCAAACAAGTAGTTAGCACCAAACAGAGCAACACCTGCAGCACCCGCACCACCTACGTTGTGAGACATGTTCCAAAGACCTAAGTAAGAACCACGCTTGTTGCGAGGCGTCCACTTAGTGATGGTCGAGTAACTAGAAGGACCCCCAGTACTTTGGAAGAAACCACTTAGTGCGTAGAACGCAACCATCAAGAACAAGCTCGCGCTGCCACCGCCCAGGCTGAAACTGAAACCAAGCATTGCCAGGCCAGAAAGGATAAGCATGAAAGGAAGGAACTGCTTGGTGTTTTTACCATCGGCGTAGTAGGAAACTACGGTCTTACCGATGCCGTAAGTAATCGAGAAACCCAGACCAATCAAACCTAGATCTGTCATCGACAAACCGTAAGTTGAAATCATGTCGTTCTGCGCGACGTTGAAGTTTTTACGGATCAGATACATGGTTAAGTAACCTATGAATACCACTAGGTAAGATTGGATAAATGGCTTGAACCACATTTTTCTGCGTACTTCTACTGGAAGATCGAGGGTAGGTTTTCGGACTTGTTCAAGGAACTTTAGCATCGTGAACTCTCTTGGATTAGTGTGATGCACTTGCGTGCTCGCTTTCTTTTAACTGCAAGCGATTTTAGAGAGTCTTGTTTTGTACCACATGAGAGGAGGGCTTAGATCAACTAAGAAAAATTCCTAGAAAATGACGAATGGATGAAAAATGTGAAAATCATCACATTCTGTATGGGGTATTAAAATTTAATTTGAATTAGATACAATAACCAGCTGCCGTATGAATCTTTATTCCTCTCCTACACTTTCATATACTTGACTGTAGTGGCATAGTGAATTTGGTCACTTAGTTAGAGGTGATATCATCACCTCATAAATTAACAGGTGACATTATGACAAAACGTACAAGACGATTATTTAGCGCAGAATTTAAGTTAGAAGCAGCGCAGTTAGTCCTAGATCAGAATTACTCAGTGAATGAAGCGGCCCAAGCCATGAATGTGGGCAAATCCACAATGGATAAGTGGGTTCGCCAGCTCAGAGAAGAGCGCCAAGGAAAAGCACCCAAAGCTTCACCTATGACCCCAGAGCAAATAGAAATTCGGGAATTGAAAAAGAAGCTGGCTCGCCTTGAATAGCATAATCAAATACTAAAAAAAGCCACGGCTCTCTTGATGTCGGACTCACTGAACAATTCTTGATAATCAAGAAACTCAAGCAGAGCTACAGCGTAAAAAGATTATGCGAAGTCTTCAATGTTCACCGAAGTAGTTATAACTATTGGCTTAAACGCCCAACGGCAATTACTGCTGAAACAGTAAAACTCCGCAGCTTGGTTAGCGAGGCTCACGCCGCAAGCAATGGTTCTGCGGGAGCGAGAACCATTGCTGATATAGTCACAAATCAGGGGGTAAAGCT
The genomic region above belongs to Vibrio casei and contains:
- the uhpT gene encoding hexose-6-phosphate:phosphate antiporter, with the translated sequence MLKFLEQVRKPTLDLPVEVRRKMWFKPFIQSYLVVFIGYLTMYLIRKNFNVAQNDMISTYGLSMTDLGLIGLGFSITYGIGKTVVSYYADGKNTKQFLPFMLILSGLAMLGFSFSLGGGSASLFLMVAFYALSGFFQSTGGPSSYSTITKWTPRNKRGSYLGLWNMSHNVGGAGAAGVALFGANYLFDGHVIGMFVFPSIIAIIVGFIGMRYGNDSPEAYGLGKVEELFDEAVSEEDEAAEGNQMTKKEIFVEYVLKNKVIWLLCFANIFLYIVRIGIDQWSTVYAYQELGLSKEAAISGFTLFEVGALVGTLMWGYLSDLANGRRALVACVSLGLIIVSLDFYQHATSEFMYLASLFVLGFLVFGPQLLIGVAAVGFVPKKAISVADGVKGTFAYLIGDSFAKLGLGMIADGTPIFGLTGWKGTFAALDTSAMICIVLLAFVAIAEEKKIRQNKKKLELAENQA